From Streptomyces sp. CMB-StM0423, a single genomic window includes:
- a CDS encoding TetR/AcrR family transcriptional regulator, protein MRTVNPEQHARKRARILAAAAEEFAANGVDGTSTARICRRAGIGSGTLFHYFPTKKAIFHALFADDLARTAEIRDRALAMPDPEEGFALLFDRLTADLDDPQAPGLIAAALIQASRDLKFARLLGDDETRTLAALTTLLERLATQGHTPPFPPARAARWLVTVIDAAYLAATDDGYDPAAHAAELRLVATWLTATPLPPPPASPSPSPGP, encoded by the coding sequence ATGCGTACCGTCAACCCCGAGCAGCACGCGCGCAAGCGGGCCCGCATCCTGGCCGCGGCGGCGGAGGAGTTCGCGGCGAACGGGGTGGACGGGACGTCGACGGCGCGCATCTGCCGCCGGGCGGGCATCGGCTCGGGGACGCTCTTCCACTACTTCCCCACCAAGAAGGCGATCTTCCACGCCCTCTTCGCCGACGACCTGGCGCGCACCGCGGAGATCCGCGACCGCGCGCTGGCGATGCCCGACCCCGAGGAGGGCTTCGCCCTCCTCTTCGACCGCCTCACCGCGGACCTCGACGACCCGCAGGCCCCGGGCCTGATCGCGGCGGCGCTGATCCAGGCGAGCCGCGACCTGAAGTTCGCCAGGCTGCTGGGAGACGACGAGACCCGGACCCTGGCGGCCCTGACGACGCTCCTGGAGCGGCTGGCGACGCAGGGCCACACGCCGCCGTTCCCCCCGGCACGGGCGGCCCGCTGGCTCGTCACGGTGATCGACGCGGCCTACCTGGCGGCGACGGACGACGGCTACGACCCGGCGGCCCACGCCGCGGAACTCCGCCTCGTCGCCACCTGGCTCACCGCCACCCCGCTGCCGCCCCCGCCCGCGTCCCCGTCACCGTCCCCGGGGCCGTAG
- a CDS encoding HdeD family acid-resistance protein — protein MSTDPAPHRGRPEKPGPSSDAADTDASGEGIRPVGDRTRRVEEPRAASTATPGEHAPRERRLSVVAGDEHAGPPPGGGAARTAHREHGAVPEGPLGLLARGAWQAVLLAGVAALVLGALTLAWPGETLRVVGILFGLYLLVIGVMQLVAAFGTHASTALRVMAFISGALCILLGLLCFRSALQSILLLALWIGIGWLFRGITQAVAASSDEAMPARGWQIGLGVISALAGIVLIVSPLTSIAILTYLAGAWLLAVGVIEIATAIRIRHRAKQLPAGA, from the coding sequence ATGAGCACCGACCCGGCGCCGCACCGCGGCCGCCCCGAGAAGCCCGGCCCCTCCTCCGACGCCGCTGACACCGACGCCTCCGGCGAGGGCATACGCCCCGTCGGCGACCGCACCCGCCGCGTGGAAGAACCCCGGGCCGCATCCACCGCCACCCCCGGGGAGCACGCCCCCCGGGAGCGCCGGCTCAGCGTCGTCGCAGGCGACGAGCACGCGGGCCCGCCGCCCGGCGGCGGCGCGGCACGTACCGCCCACCGAGAACACGGCGCCGTCCCCGAGGGGCCCCTCGGCCTCCTCGCCAGAGGCGCCTGGCAGGCGGTGCTGCTCGCGGGCGTCGCCGCCCTCGTCCTCGGCGCCCTCACCCTCGCCTGGCCCGGCGAGACGCTCCGCGTCGTCGGCATCCTCTTCGGCCTGTACCTGCTGGTCATCGGCGTGATGCAGCTCGTCGCCGCGTTCGGTACGCACGCCTCCACCGCGCTGCGCGTGATGGCGTTCATCAGCGGCGCCCTGTGCATCCTGCTGGGCCTGCTGTGCTTCCGCAGCGCGCTGCAGTCGATCCTGCTGCTCGCCCTGTGGATCGGCATCGGCTGGCTCTTCCGCGGCATCACCCAGGCGGTGGCCGCCAGTTCCGACGAGGCGATGCCGGCGCGCGGCTGGCAGATCGGCCTCGGCGTGATCTCGGCGCTGGCCGGCATCGTGCTGATCGTGTCGCCGCTGACGTCGATCGCGATCCTCACCTACCTCGCCGGCGCCTGGCTGCTGGCCGTCGGCGTCATCGAGATCGCCACCGCGATCCGCATCCGCCACCGCGCGAAGCAGCTCCCGGCCGGCGCCTGA
- a CDS encoding SPFH domain-containing protein, which yields MSTTAMKRRSVISELVAAWGDIPQLLRGGEAGTLIPVIIPRHRRRLWWMVPLWLALLALATGVMAGLQSGSEDGWSASAYDALAAAAYGTGVFLLVVGVLWWWRSSIVKIEQGTNGVLTRYGAISRTLGPGRHFVWHPWSRVDFVVDTATEIPYSAPVMACPTQENVPLRSIEFFLKFRINDAVLFVRTIGAGNFDLVLSSAVQDAIRQRARRVRTERAYDLRGSDVADMQDLLNRQLARYGVRVTGANIPDVQLPAQYQQHLATRERVAKERTAYEQEWGLTRKRRIDNLQMDIERAKKARDARFVEVKAALNRAREEVARLLEQQETEAQKVRFEIETRGRSGLIAAENEAKAQRRLAQAYRDNRAVLQYELARRRLEVGAVLAGSAPQPTVIRTDGGGGGDVSALTTLLTAQLLPRLTAGSPAGGSVPPAGGLLRAVAADGHGAGEE from the coding sequence ATGAGCACGACGGCCATGAAGCGCAGGTCGGTCATCTCCGAACTCGTCGCGGCCTGGGGCGACATCCCCCAACTGCTGCGCGGTGGCGAGGCCGGCACCCTGATCCCCGTCATCATCCCCCGCCACCGCCGCCGGCTGTGGTGGATGGTGCCGCTGTGGCTGGCGCTGCTGGCGCTCGCGACCGGTGTGATGGCCGGGCTGCAGAGCGGCAGCGAGGACGGCTGGAGCGCGAGCGCGTACGACGCGCTGGCGGCCGCCGCGTACGGCACCGGCGTCTTCCTGCTGGTCGTCGGCGTGCTGTGGTGGTGGCGCTCCTCGATCGTGAAGATCGAGCAGGGCACGAACGGCGTCCTCACCCGCTACGGCGCCATCTCCCGCACGCTGGGCCCGGGCCGGCACTTCGTCTGGCACCCCTGGTCGCGGGTGGACTTCGTCGTCGACACGGCCACCGAGATCCCGTACTCGGCCCCGGTCATGGCCTGCCCGACGCAGGAGAACGTGCCGCTGCGCTCGATCGAGTTCTTCCTGAAGTTCCGCATCAACGACGCGGTGCTCTTCGTCCGCACCATCGGCGCCGGCAACTTCGACCTGGTGCTCTCCAGCGCCGTGCAGGACGCGATCCGCCAGCGCGCCCGCCGGGTGCGCACGGAGCGGGCGTACGATCTGCGCGGCTCGGACGTCGCGGACATGCAGGACCTGCTCAACCGCCAGTTGGCCCGCTACGGCGTGCGCGTCACCGGCGCCAACATCCCCGACGTCCAGCTCCCCGCGCAGTACCAGCAGCACCTGGCGACCCGCGAGCGGGTGGCGAAGGAGCGGACCGCGTACGAGCAGGAGTGGGGCCTGACCCGCAAGCGCCGTATCGACAACCTGCAGATGGACATCGAGCGGGCGAAGAAGGCGCGCGACGCGCGGTTCGTCGAGGTCAAGGCGGCGCTGAACCGGGCCCGCGAAGAGGTCGCCCGGCTGCTGGAGCAGCAGGAGACCGAGGCGCAGAAGGTCCGCTTCGAGATCGAGACCCGCGGGCGCAGCGGCCTCATCGCCGCCGAGAACGAGGCGAAGGCGCAGCGCCGGCTGGCGCAGGCGTACCGCGACAACCGCGCGGTGCTGCAGTACGAGCTGGCCAGGCGGCGGCTGGAGGTGGGCGCGGTGCTCGCGGGCAGCGCGCCGCAGCCGACGGTCATCCGCACGGACGGCGGCGGGGGCGGGGACGTCTCCGCGCTCACGACCCTCCTCACGGCACAGTTGCTCCCCCGGCTGACGGCCGGCTCCCCGGCGGGCGGTTCCGTGCCGCCGGCGGGCGGCCTGCTCCGGGCGGTGGCGGCCGACGGACACGGGGCCGGCGAGGAGTGA
- a CDS encoding type II toxin-antitoxin system VapB family antitoxin — protein sequence MIFKRIGNGRPYPHHGRESTRQWADVAPRPVRLDQLVTTKQQLDLETLLAEDSTFYGDLFAHVVKWRGDLYLEDGLHRAVRAALQQRQVLHARVLELD from the coding sequence GTGATCTTCAAGCGCATCGGAAACGGGAGGCCGTACCCCCACCACGGCCGGGAGTCCACCCGCCAGTGGGCTGACGTCGCGCCACGCCCGGTACGCCTCGACCAGTTGGTGACGACGAAGCAGCAACTGGACCTGGAGACCCTGCTCGCCGAGGACTCGACCTTCTACGGCGACCTCTTCGCCCACGTCGTGAAATGGCGCGGCGACCTGTATCTGGAGGACGGACTGCACCGCGCGGTGCGGGCGGCGCTGCAGCAGCGCCAGGTGCTGCACGCGCGCGTCCTTGAGCTGGACTGA
- a CDS encoding DUF488 domain-containing protein, whose protein sequence is MATKHAPPRIRRVYDAPEGDDGTRVLVDRIWPRGMTKEKAHVDEWLKAIAPSDELRHWLHADFDRYPDFVKRYRAELADHERATALAHLRALYEQGPLTLVTSTKEVQRSHLTVLAEELERG, encoded by the coding sequence ATGGCGACAAAACACGCACCCCCACGGATACGACGTGTCTACGACGCCCCCGAAGGCGACGACGGCACGCGCGTCCTCGTCGACCGGATCTGGCCCCGCGGCATGACCAAGGAGAAGGCGCACGTCGACGAGTGGCTGAAGGCCATCGCGCCCTCCGACGAGCTGCGCCACTGGCTGCACGCGGACTTCGACCGCTACCCGGACTTCGTGAAGCGCTACCGCGCGGAGCTGGCCGACCACGAGCGCGCGACGGCGCTGGCGCATCTGCGCGCGCTGTACGAGCAGGGGCCGCTGACGCTGGTGACCAGCACGAAGGAAGTGCAGCGCAGCCACCTGACGGTGCTCGCGGAGGAGCTGGAGCGGGGCTGA
- a CDS encoding LytR C-terminal domain-containing protein, with protein MLTPPEMGGPYRIKGTKYPRMRRSRRRRKVLAVLGAVLAVALVGWGTLQLVDAFTGGGEEEKAVQARTPGDCGARETGAKSGEGKRPESRPGGKPAELPAPGRVKVNVLNATARSGLAQKTADELKKRGFKIGKVDNAPAAYDKKVRGEGVLLGAPGTVDGELKVLGTQLAQAEPKAVERDGTVVDLIIGDDFRGLTKPAEAEAALKALATPAKAKPGACD; from the coding sequence ATGCTGACGCCCCCCGAGATGGGCGGGCCGTACCGCATCAAGGGCACCAAGTATCCGCGTATGCGGCGAAGCCGCCGGCGCCGGAAGGTGCTGGCCGTACTCGGTGCCGTGCTCGCGGTCGCGCTCGTCGGCTGGGGCACGCTGCAACTCGTCGACGCCTTCACGGGCGGCGGCGAGGAGGAGAAGGCGGTGCAGGCCCGTACGCCCGGGGACTGCGGCGCGCGGGAGACGGGCGCGAAGTCCGGCGAGGGCAAGAGACCCGAGAGCCGTCCCGGCGGGAAGCCGGCCGAGCTGCCCGCCCCCGGCCGGGTCAAGGTCAACGTGCTGAACGCCACCGCCAGGAGCGGCCTCGCGCAGAAGACCGCCGACGAGCTGAAGAAGCGCGGCTTCAAGATCGGCAAGGTGGACAACGCGCCCGCGGCGTACGACAAGAAGGTACGCGGCGAGGGTGTGCTGCTCGGCGCCCCGGGGACGGTGGACGGCGAGCTGAAGGTGCTGGGCACGCAACTGGCGCAGGCGGAGCCGAAGGCGGTGGAGCGCGACGGCACGGTGGTCGACCTGATCATCGGCGACGACTTCCGCGGGCTGACGAAGCCGGCGGAAGCGGAGGCGGCGCTGAAGGCACTGGCGACCCCGGCGAAGGCGAAGCCGGGGGCGTGCGACTGA
- a CDS encoding HhH-GPD-type base excision DNA repair protein: protein MNVTVRLAQQPEADALLGRSPLAVLVGMLLDQQVPMEWAFSGPYSIAHRMGGDDLDAHAIAAQDPEAFAALLSEKPAVHRYPGSMAKRIQQLCAYLVHEYDGDAEALWRDAGSGRELLRRLQALPGYGKQKAQILTALLGKQYGVTPDGWREAAGAYGDDGSRRSVADITGPETLAEVRAFKQEAKAAAKAAGPQGKTGTKAGPKAKKTT from the coding sequence ATGAACGTCACCGTCCGTCTCGCGCAGCAGCCGGAGGCCGACGCGCTGCTCGGCCGCAGCCCGCTGGCCGTCCTGGTCGGCATGCTCCTCGACCAGCAGGTGCCCATGGAGTGGGCGTTCTCCGGCCCGTACTCGATCGCCCACCGCATGGGCGGCGACGACCTCGACGCCCACGCCATCGCGGCGCAGGACCCGGAGGCGTTCGCGGCGCTGCTCTCCGAGAAGCCGGCCGTGCACCGCTACCCCGGCTCGATGGCCAAGCGGATCCAGCAGCTCTGCGCGTACCTCGTGCACGAGTACGACGGCGACGCCGAAGCCCTCTGGCGCGACGCCGGCAGCGGCAGGGAGCTGCTGCGGCGGCTCCAGGCGCTGCCCGGGTACGGGAAGCAGAAGGCGCAGATCCTCACCGCGCTGCTGGGCAAGCAGTACGGCGTCACCCCCGACGGCTGGCGCGAGGCGGCGGGCGCGTACGGCGACGACGGCAGCCGCAGGTCGGTCGCGGACATCACCGGGCCGGAGACGCTGGCGGAGGTACGGGCGTTCAAGCAGGAGGCGAAGGCGGCGGCCAAGGCGGCCGGCCCGCAGGGGAAGACGGGCACGAAGGCGGGGCCGAAGGCGAAGAAGACCACCTGA
- a CDS encoding SPFH domain-containing protein — MARSRAQTFRSAAQAVMEGDGPGQLAQDELRRRGVLPDGEQGREGREGGRGRRGDAPREDGMDPADFPAARDQGGSLDTVMTQQSVPLDEAGEVLNRSELKREGLEQVHAICPMVLPRGRSFLSMLPVSLLLVIGLVGTIAVAATGDDVVTNPLFGAHYWVLAIFAVGFVWWRQGMVMVPDGCHALITKFGKLEQVVGPGRVILLNPWKRVSYILNTTREYPFNAPVREAPTKGGVKASIDLFIQFRISDPVEFVYTLGAVRGFEEKLNNAVSETIRSLIYEQEAAGIYDMVGEDTTRLLDSLNHQFRPAVELTNANITHAEPSDQPYRMDLAAPEMVRMAKEAYTHEYSLQLRKEQDEGDLSKELATREEELSAIQADIAQYQAQMDTAVERETNRAEALARQRYVQAESEARANAALLEAQALDIRAVTTAEAPEILEYRYQQQVLDTLEQVADHLPQLLRIGGPAGGADGGGGGVDFLALARELIGEHGADLFSEAEMAAVRERLAEVAARIAEREPEIRALREAERPAPVPAPAGSAEAEQEHAPQAAGAEAGIGAANEGYGHESTGFGPAHHGHEEAGA, encoded by the coding sequence ATGGCACGTTCGCGCGCGCAGACCTTCAGAAGCGCGGCGCAGGCCGTGATGGAGGGGGACGGCCCGGGGCAGCTCGCCCAGGACGAGCTGCGCCGCCGCGGTGTACTGCCCGACGGGGAACAGGGCCGCGAGGGCAGGGAAGGCGGCCGGGGCCGGCGTGGCGACGCGCCCCGGGAGGACGGGATGGACCCGGCCGACTTCCCCGCCGCCCGCGACCAGGGCGGCAGCCTCGACACCGTCATGACGCAGCAGTCCGTGCCGCTGGACGAGGCCGGGGAGGTGCTGAACCGCAGCGAGCTGAAGCGCGAGGGGCTTGAGCAGGTGCACGCCATCTGCCCGATGGTGCTGCCGCGCGGGCGCTCGTTCCTCAGCATGCTGCCGGTGTCGCTGCTGCTCGTCATCGGCCTCGTCGGCACCATCGCGGTGGCCGCCACCGGCGACGACGTGGTGACGAACCCGCTGTTCGGCGCCCACTACTGGGTGCTGGCGATCTTCGCCGTGGGGTTCGTGTGGTGGCGGCAGGGGATGGTGATGGTGCCCGATGGGTGTCATGCCCTGATCACCAAGTTCGGCAAGCTGGAGCAGGTCGTCGGCCCCGGCCGGGTCATCCTGCTGAACCCGTGGAAGCGGGTCTCGTACATCCTCAACACCACCCGCGAGTACCCCTTCAACGCGCCCGTGCGCGAGGCCCCGACGAAGGGCGGGGTGAAGGCGTCCATCGACCTGTTCATCCAGTTCCGGATCAGCGACCCGGTCGAGTTCGTCTACACCCTCGGCGCCGTGCGCGGCTTCGAGGAGAAGCTGAACAACGCCGTCAGCGAGACGATCCGCAGCCTCATCTACGAGCAGGAGGCCGCCGGCATCTACGACATGGTCGGCGAGGACACCACCCGGCTGCTCGACTCGCTGAACCACCAGTTCCGGCCCGCGGTCGAGCTGACCAACGCCAACATCACCCACGCCGAGCCCTCCGACCAGCCGTACCGCATGGACCTCGCGGCGCCGGAGATGGTGCGGATGGCCAAGGAGGCGTACACCCACGAGTACTCGCTCCAGCTCCGCAAGGAGCAGGACGAGGGCGACCTGAGCAAGGAGCTGGCGACCCGCGAGGAGGAGCTGTCCGCGATCCAGGCGGACATCGCCCAGTACCAGGCCCAGATGGACACCGCCGTCGAGCGCGAGACCAACCGCGCCGAGGCGCTGGCCCGGCAGCGGTACGTCCAGGCCGAGTCGGAGGCGCGGGCCAACGCCGCGCTGCTGGAGGCGCAGGCGCTCGACATCCGCGCGGTGACGACGGCCGAGGCGCCGGAGATCCTGGAGTACCGCTACCAGCAGCAGGTCCTCGACACCCTGGAGCAGGTCGCCGACCACCTGCCGCAGTTGCTGCGCATCGGCGGCCCCGCCGGCGGCGCGGACGGCGGCGGCGGGGGCGTCGACTTCCTGGCGCTCGCCCGGGAGCTGATCGGCGAGCACGGAGCGGACCTGTTCTCGGAGGCCGAGATGGCGGCCGTACGGGAGCGGCTGGCCGAGGTCGCGGCGCGGATCGCCGAGCGGGAGCCGGAGATCCGGGCGCTGCGCGAGGCCGAGCGGCCGGCTCCGGTCCCGGCCCCGGCGGGCAGCGCCGAGGCGGAGCAGGAGCACGCGCCGCAGGCGGCCGGAGCCGAAGCCGGCATCGGAGCCGCCAACGAAGGCTACGGACACGAGAGCACGGGCTTCGGGCCCGCGCACCACGGGCACGAGGAGGCGGGAGCATGA
- a CDS encoding tRNA adenosine deaminase-associated protein has product MYFAALLARTEDGWEASDTELDDVETLDDLAGLAREATADDDETVLVLLEQEGIWYGVIRIDGEDDPRVFVSNAAGAARSAYGEILLTPELLGREPEDDSALDSLTDLDGTEDGEPDPAAASGADAGADPDAPPGTPAGPVGDTELLEDLGVSEKQLLALHGDAVNEIAEMLGAADVLEAVR; this is encoded by the coding sequence GTGTACTTCGCCGCACTGCTCGCGCGCACCGAAGACGGGTGGGAAGCGAGCGATACAGAGCTCGACGACGTGGAGACGCTGGACGACCTGGCCGGCCTCGCCCGCGAGGCCACGGCCGACGACGACGAGACCGTGCTGGTGCTGCTCGAGCAGGAGGGCATCTGGTACGGCGTCATCCGTATAGACGGCGAGGACGACCCGCGCGTCTTCGTCTCGAACGCCGCGGGGGCCGCGCGCAGCGCGTACGGGGAGATCCTGCTCACCCCCGAGCTGCTCGGCCGGGAGCCCGAGGACGACAGCGCCCTGGACAGCCTGACGGACCTGGACGGCACCGAGGACGGCGAGCCGGACCCCGCCGCCGCCTCCGGCGCGGACGCCGGCGCCGACCCGGACGCCCCGCCCGGCACGCCGGCGGGCCCGGTGGGCGACACGGAGCTGCTGGAGGACCTCGGGGTCTCGGAGAAGCAGTTGCTGGCGCTGCACGGCGACGCGGTCAACGAGATCGCCGAGATGCTCGGCGCAGCGGACGTCCTGGAGGCTGTCCGCTGA
- a CDS encoding aminoglycoside phosphotransferase family protein encodes MHADEAEIDAALVRSLIAAQFPRWAALPVERVASGGTVNAVFRLGDELSVRMPLTAAGAKDVDLEFSHLPRLAAGLPVPVPEPVAVGEPGAGYPWQWSVCRWLPGTILPPDAGVAAPGPLAGQLAGFVNAMRAADPAGGPPSYRSETLADRDAETRAALAQLKPGDGVDVPAVTAAWETALRAPAYAGAPVWLHADLSPGNVLLTDDGRLGGVIDFGCMGLGEPAVDLIAAWNLFTGPAREAFRAAVAGGDDDAAWARGRGWALSISLIQLPYYRHTNPVMVASSKFVIDEVLADG; translated from the coding sequence ATGCACGCCGACGAGGCGGAGATAGACGCCGCGCTCGTACGGAGCCTGATCGCCGCCCAGTTCCCCCGGTGGGCCGCGCTGCCCGTCGAACGGGTCGCCTCCGGCGGCACCGTCAACGCCGTCTTCCGGCTCGGCGACGAGCTGAGCGTGCGGATGCCCCTGACCGCCGCCGGTGCCAAGGACGTGGATCTGGAGTTCTCCCATCTGCCCCGGCTCGCCGCCGGCCTGCCCGTGCCCGTGCCCGAGCCCGTCGCCGTGGGCGAGCCCGGGGCCGGGTACCCCTGGCAGTGGAGCGTCTGCCGCTGGCTCCCCGGGACGATCCTGCCGCCCGACGCCGGCGTCGCCGCCCCCGGGCCGCTCGCCGGCCAGCTCGCCGGCTTCGTCAACGCCATGCGCGCCGCGGACCCGGCCGGCGGCCCGCCCTCGTACCGCAGCGAGACCCTGGCCGACCGCGACGCGGAGACCCGCGCCGCCCTCGCGCAGCTCAAGCCCGGGGACGGCGTGGACGTGCCCGCCGTGACCGCCGCCTGGGAGACCGCCCTGCGCGCGCCCGCCTACGCCGGGGCGCCGGTGTGGCTGCACGCCGACCTGTCCCCCGGGAACGTCCTGCTCACCGACGACGGACGCCTCGGCGGCGTCATCGACTTCGGCTGCATGGGCCTCGGCGAACCGGCCGTCGACCTGATCGCCGCCTGGAACCTCTTCACCGGTCCCGCGCGCGAGGCGTTCCGCGCCGCGGTGGCGGGCGGGGACGACGACGCGGCGTGGGCGCGCGGGCGCGGGTGGGCGCTGTCGATCTCGCTGATCCAGTTGCCGTACTACCGGCACACCAACCCGGTCATGGTCGCCAGTTCGAAGTTCGTCATCGACGAGGTGCTGGCCGACGGGTAG
- the upp gene encoding uracil phosphoribosyltransferase: MRIHVVDHPLVAHKLTTLRDERTDSPTFRRLADELVTLLAYEATRDVRTEQVDVRTPVAQTTGVRLARPKPLIVPILRAGLGMLDGMMRVLPTAEAGFLGLIRDEETLQPSTYANRLPEDLSGRQVYVLDPMLATGGTLVASIRELIRRGADDVTAICLLAAPEGTDAVEHELAGAPVTVVTAAMDERLNEAGYIVPGLGDAGDRMYGTA, translated from the coding sequence ATGCGGATTCACGTGGTCGACCACCCCCTGGTGGCGCACAAGCTCACCACGCTGCGCGACGAGCGCACGGACTCTCCCACCTTCCGGCGGCTGGCCGACGAACTCGTCACGCTCCTCGCGTACGAGGCGACGCGCGACGTCCGCACCGAACAGGTCGACGTGCGCACCCCCGTCGCGCAGACCACCGGTGTGCGGCTGGCCCGTCCCAAGCCGCTGATCGTGCCGATCCTGCGCGCCGGGCTCGGCATGCTCGACGGCATGATGCGGGTGCTGCCGACGGCGGAGGCGGGCTTCCTCGGGCTGATACGCGACGAGGAGACCCTGCAGCCCAGCACGTACGCGAACCGGCTGCCGGAGGATCTGTCCGGCCGGCAGGTCTACGTCCTGGACCCGATGCTGGCCACCGGCGGCACCCTGGTCGCGTCGATCCGCGAGCTGATCCGGCGGGGCGCGGACGACGTCACGGCGATCTGCCTGCTGGCGGCGCCGGAGGGGACGGACGCGGTGGAGCACGAACTGGCGGGCGCGCCGGTGACGGTGGTCACGGCGGCGATGGACGAGCGGCTGAACGAGGCGGGGTACATCGTGCCGGGCCTCGGCGACGCCGGGGACCGGATGTACGGGACCGCCTAG
- a CDS encoding M28 family metallopeptidase: MFPRRLTAALGAAALAVPLLLASSAPAGAAQPAKDGAKLARDLVRASSASDAYKHLKAFQRIADRNGGHRAAGSPGYEASAAYVYDQLKQAGYDVAYDTFDFTYSETLKDEFAVVSPEARDIEIYAMTFSKATPEGGLDAPLAAAPVDADGTSGCEPGDFEGGDYAGKVALVQRGGCNFAVKQANAADAGAVATVIYNNTEGALNGTLGDADTVKVPTGGITKAEGEALTTLLAQGEVTVHVDIQMIVEPRTTRNVIAETKRGAEDRTVMLGAHLDSVSEGAGINDNASGSAALLEVAKELAQAEKEPRNQVRFAFWSAEELSLVGSTDYVSRLTPRQLRDIELYLNFDMVASPNYGLFVYDGDDSDGVGEGAGPEGSAQLERQITDFMDRKGMPHEGTDFTGRSDYGPFIEVGIPSGGTFTGAEGTKTEAQAVKFGGTAGRAYDPCYHTACDDLDNISMPAFDANIDVIANAVGTYAHDVSSLREPVSFVPTEGDAGSGGGAHDDHAER, translated from the coding sequence GTGTTCCCTCGAAGACTCACGGCTGCGCTGGGCGCGGCCGCCCTCGCCGTCCCCCTGCTCCTGGCCAGCTCGGCACCCGCCGGCGCGGCACAGCCGGCGAAGGACGGCGCGAAGCTGGCCCGTGACCTGGTGCGGGCGTCCAGCGCTTCGGACGCGTACAAGCACCTCAAGGCGTTCCAGCGGATCGCGGACCGCAACGGCGGCCACCGCGCGGCCGGTTCGCCGGGGTACGAGGCGTCCGCCGCGTACGTCTACGACCAGCTCAAGCAGGCCGGCTACGACGTCGCGTACGACACCTTCGACTTCACCTACTCCGAGACGCTGAAGGACGAGTTCGCCGTTGTCTCGCCCGAGGCGCGGGACATCGAGATATACGCGATGACCTTCTCGAAGGCGACCCCCGAGGGCGGCCTCGACGCGCCGCTGGCCGCCGCGCCCGTCGACGCCGACGGCACCTCGGGCTGCGAGCCGGGCGACTTCGAGGGCGGCGACTACGCCGGCAAGGTCGCGCTCGTCCAGCGCGGGGGCTGCAACTTCGCCGTCAAGCAGGCCAACGCCGCGGACGCGGGCGCCGTCGCCACCGTCATCTACAACAACACCGAAGGCGCCCTCAACGGCACCCTCGGCGACGCCGACACGGTCAAGGTGCCCACCGGCGGCATCACCAAGGCCGAGGGCGAGGCCCTGACCACGCTGCTGGCGCAGGGCGAGGTCACCGTCCACGTCGACATCCAGATGATCGTCGAGCCGCGGACGACGCGGAACGTCATCGCCGAGACCAAGCGCGGCGCCGAGGACCGTACCGTCATGCTCGGCGCGCACCTCGACTCCGTCTCCGAGGGCGCCGGCATCAACGACAACGCCTCGGGCTCCGCGGCGCTGCTGGAGGTCGCGAAGGAACTGGCGCAGGCGGAGAAGGAGCCGCGCAACCAGGTGCGCTTCGCGTTCTGGTCGGCGGAGGAGCTGAGCCTCGTCGGCTCCACTGACTACGTGAGCCGGCTGACCCCGCGCCAGTTGCGGGACATCGAGCTGTATCTGAACTTCGACATGGTCGCCTCGCCGAACTACGGCCTCTTCGTCTACGACGGCGACGACTCCGACGGCGTCGGCGAGGGCGCGGGCCCGGAGGGCTCGGCGCAGTTGGAGCGGCAGATCACCGACTTCATGGACCGGAAGGGGATGCCGCACGAGGGCACCGACTTCACCGGGCGCTCCGACTACGGCCCCTTCATCGAGGTGGGCATCCCGTCCGGCGGCACGTTCACGGGCGCGGAGGGGACGAAGACCGAGGCGCAGGCCGTGAAGTTCGGCGGCACGGCGGGCAGGGCGTACGACCCGTGCTACCACACGGCGTGCGACGACCTGGACAACATCAGCATGCCGGCGTTCGACGCGAACATCGACGTCATCGCCAACGCGGTCGGGACGTACGCGCACGACGTCAGCTCGCTGCGCGAGCCGGTGTCGTTCGTGCCCACCGAGGGCGACGCGGGCAGCGGCGGTGGTGCGCACGACGACCACGCGGAGCGGTGA